In Campylobacter sp. VBCF_01 NA2, one DNA window encodes the following:
- the ccoS gene encoding cbb3-type cytochrome oxidase assembly protein CcoS, with product MSNAVLMTMVTISLILGFCVLGGLLWALKNHQFDDYSKFLGGTEFDGEDALNEAVKMEEKRKEALRRKKENLDS from the coding sequence ATGAGTAACGCCGTGCTAATGACTATGGTTACGATTTCGCTAATACTTGGATTTTGCGTGTTAGGCGGGCTTTTGTGGGCGCTAAAAAATCATCAATTCGATGATTATTCGAAATTTCTTGGCGGGACGGAATTCGACGGCGAGGACGCACTCAACGAAGCTGTGAAAATGGAAGAAAAACGCAAAGAGGCGTTAAGGCGAAAAAAAGAAAATTTGGATAGTTGA
- a CDS encoding sodium-dependent transporter: protein MNDKFTRIGFILAVAGSAVGLGNAWKFPTLVGQNGGSAFILLYLLLTFLVSFVIFIGEITIGRLGESDPVDSYRRLAPSNKELWSKAGFLMITALLIYSFYSVVMGWILKYTATSIFSLPQNLDDSGAMFNALISNSPLVAIICFTIMSLVCFLIVSKGIKNGIERLNIWMMPSLFILLVLMVLYSASFDGFAQSAKFLLLPDFSALNSQSVLDALGLAFFTLSLGVTTILTYAASLPDRTNILTSSINIVLINVMIGVMMGLVVFTFIFEFNGDPAQSGPGLIFVSLAVLFSKLGFIGHILAFAFFLTLLFAAITSAISMIEPAVYYLVKSRAFSRAKACVAVFVFTYVLGIACILGYYGATSEYFVIAGQPFFDALDYLTSKILMPLGGLIIVIFVGYVIKKDGVYALLSPYMGDFGFKIWYFVLLRVVSPLAIFVIALRELGIVNFG from the coding sequence ATGAACGACAAATTCACACGCATTGGTTTTATTTTGGCGGTCGCAGGCTCAGCCGTGGGACTTGGAAACGCTTGGAAATTCCCCACACTCGTAGGTCAAAACGGCGGTAGCGCATTTATTTTGCTCTATCTTTTGCTCACATTTTTGGTAAGTTTTGTCATTTTTATCGGCGAAATCACCATTGGACGCCTTGGCGAGAGCGATCCAGTCGATAGCTACCGAAGACTTGCCCCTAGCAACAAAGAGCTTTGGAGCAAGGCCGGATTTTTGATGATTACTGCGCTTTTGATTTACTCATTTTACAGCGTCGTAATGGGCTGGATCTTAAAATACACAGCCACATCGATTTTCTCACTACCTCAAAATTTAGACGATAGCGGTGCGATGTTTAACGCTTTGATTTCAAATTCACCGCTTGTAGCGATTATCTGCTTTACGATAATGTCGCTTGTGTGCTTTTTGATCGTCTCAAAGGGTATCAAAAACGGAATTGAGAGATTAAATATCTGGATGATGCCTAGCCTTTTTATCCTGCTTGTGCTTATGGTTTTGTATTCGGCTAGCTTCGATGGATTCGCACAAAGCGCCAAATTCTTGCTTTTGCCTGATTTTAGCGCGCTAAATTCACAAAGCGTGCTTGACGCGCTAGGACTAGCGTTTTTCACACTTAGCCTTGGCGTAACTACGATTTTGACATACGCTGCAAGCCTGCCAGATCGCACCAATATCCTAACTTCGAGCATTAATATCGTTTTAATCAATGTAATGATTGGCGTTATGATGGGTCTTGTTGTTTTCACATTTATTTTCGAATTTAACGGCGATCCAGCCCAATCAGGTCCTGGACTGATTTTCGTTTCCCTTGCCGTGCTATTTAGCAAACTTGGCTTTATCGGACATATTTTGGCGTTTGCGTTTTTCTTAACCCTACTTTTCGCCGCCATTACCTCAGCGATTTCGATGATTGAACCAGCTGTTTATTACCTAGTCAAATCCCGCGCATTTTCTCGCGCGAAAGCTTGCGTGGCGGTTTTTGTATTTACCTATGTGCTAGGGATTGCCTGCATTTTGGGATACTATGGCGCGACAAGCGAGTATTTCGTCATCGCAGGACAGCCGTTTTTCGACGCGCTGGATTATTTGACATCTAAAATTTTAATGCCACTTGGCGGATTAATCATTGTCATTTTCGTAGGATATGTCATCAAAAAAGATGGCGTTTATGCCCTACTTTCGCCATATATGGGAGATTTCGGATTTAAAATTTGGTATTTCGTCCTACTTCGCGTGGTATCTCCGCTTGCGATTTTTGTAATCGCGCTAAGAGAGCTAGGAATCGTAAATTTTGGATAG
- a CDS encoding sodium-dependent transporter codes for MNDKFSKIGFVLAVAGGAVGLGNAWKFPTLVGSNGGSAFVLLYLVLTLGIGFSLFLAEMAIGRISRADLPSAYRYLDPKNGEKWKFAGIFIVGGIFVLSFYLVILGWVMRYIFIGFSALPASVDEAGALFGGVISHSLFSSLAFYALGLVLTLFVVSRGIKSGIEKLNLIMMPLLFVLLLLMLGYAVFMDGFGEAVKFLFTPDFSKITVASVLDALGLSLFTLCIGIGCIAAYAASLGEGVKLVKSCVNIVFINIAIGLMMGLIVFTFIFEFNASPSQGAGLVFVSLTTMFAKLGFMGQILAILFFVSLFFAGITSAVSMIEPFILYLVNHFGISRNRACGLSGIVVGALGACCTLSMNAEFGESFTFFGKGFFDILDFLTSNIMLPLGALSSAIFVGFVMKKSILAEFFGEDMGNGAFELWYFSLRFIAPFAIIIIMVNLLFFS; via the coding sequence ATGAACGATAAATTTAGCAAAATCGGCTTTGTTTTAGCGGTCGCTGGCGGTGCTGTGGGGCTTGGAAATGCGTGGAAGTTTCCAACCCTAGTCGGCAGCAACGGCGGAAGCGCATTTGTGCTTTTATACCTCGTGCTCACGCTTGGGATTGGGTTTAGCCTATTTTTAGCCGAAATGGCGATTGGGCGCATTAGCAGAGCCGATTTGCCTAGCGCGTATAGATATCTCGACCCCAAAAACGGCGAAAAGTGGAAATTCGCTGGAATTTTCATAGTAGGCGGAATTTTTGTTTTGTCATTTTATCTCGTAATCCTTGGCTGGGTTATGAGATATATTTTCATCGGTTTTAGCGCACTTCCTGCCTCAGTAGATGAGGCTGGCGCACTCTTTGGGGGCGTGATTTCGCACTCGCTATTTTCAAGCCTTGCATTTTATGCGTTAGGGCTTGTGCTGACACTTTTTGTGGTATCGCGCGGAATCAAAAGCGGCATAGAAAAGCTAAATTTGATAATGATGCCCCTGCTTTTCGTGCTTTTGCTTTTAATGCTAGGATATGCGGTTTTTATGGACGGGTTTGGCGAGGCGGTGAAGTTTTTATTCACGCCTGATTTTTCCAAAATCACCGTCGCTAGCGTGCTTGACGCGCTTGGGCTTTCACTTTTTACCCTTTGTATCGGGATTGGCTGTATCGCTGCGTATGCTGCTAGCCTAGGAGAGGGAGTAAAGCTAGTGAAAAGTTGCGTAAATATCGTATTTATCAATATCGCAATCGGGCTAATGATGGGGCTAATCGTATTTACATTTATCTTCGAATTTAACGCTAGCCCATCTCAGGGCGCGGGATTGGTGTTTGTATCGCTTACCACGATGTTTGCTAAGCTTGGTTTTATGGGGCAAATTTTAGCGATTTTGTTTTTTGTGTCGCTGTTTTTTGCCGGGATTACGAGCGCAGTTTCGATGATAGAGCCATTTATCTTGTATCTTGTCAATCATTTTGGCATTTCTAGAAATAGAGCGTGCGGGTTATCGGGCATAGTCGTAGGCGCGCTAGGAGCGTGTTGCACGCTATCAATGAACGCGGAATTTGGCGAGAGTTTTACATTTTTTGGCAAGGGTTTTTTCGATATTTTAGACTTTTTGACCTCAAATATCATGCTTCCTCTTGGCGCGCTAAGTTCGGCGATTTTCGTCGGATTTGTGATGAAAAAATCCATTTTGGCGGAATTTTTTGGCGAAGATATGGGCAATGGTGCATTTGAGCTTTGGTATTTTTCGCTAAGATTTATCGCACCATTTGCAATAATCATAATAATGGTAAATTTGCTGTTTTTTAGTTAA
- the radA gene encoding DNA repair protein RadA — translation MAKSKSTLFECQHCGNQQSRWLGKCPDCGAWDSFVELKAEQIKTLKEIEKLEQKKGASGAKAIDEIQIEDVVRIDTKDAELNLVLGGGLVEGSLVLIGGSPGIGKSTLLLKIAANLASPNSPALYVSGEESASQIKMRADRLGAINKNLFLLTEINLNTILDEISSKNYKSVIIDSIQTLYSDKISSAPGSVTQVREITFELMRLAKERGISIFIIGHITKEGSIAGPRILEHMVDVVLYFEGDASKELRILRGFKNRFGSTSEVGIFEMSEKGLISAKDVASKFFTRTKPASGSAITVTMEGSRALVVEIQALVCESSYPKRSATGYDKNRLDMLLALLDRKLEIGLGGYDVFVNVIGGVKITETACDLAVVAAIVSSFKNRPLSKESAFIGEVSLNGEIREIFNLDARIKEASLQKFKNIISPMKPQNSLGLKIFHATEISQILDWM, via the coding sequence ATGGCAAAATCAAAATCAACACTTTTCGAGTGCCAACACTGCGGAAATCAACAATCCAGATGGCTTGGCAAATGCCCTGATTGTGGCGCATGGGATAGTTTCGTGGAGCTTAAAGCCGAGCAGATTAAAACCCTAAAAGAGATAGAAAAATTAGAGCAAAAAAAAGGCGCGAGTGGCGCAAAAGCAATCGATGAAATCCAAATCGAAGATGTCGTGCGCATAGATACCAAAGACGCTGAGTTAAATTTGGTTTTAGGTGGTGGGCTTGTAGAGGGCTCACTCGTGCTAATTGGCGGAAGTCCAGGGATTGGCAAATCCACGCTTTTGCTCAAAATCGCTGCAAATTTAGCCAGCCCAAATTCGCCCGCACTCTATGTCAGCGGCGAAGAAAGTGCCAGCCAAATCAAAATGCGAGCCGACCGACTAGGCGCAATCAACAAAAATTTATTCTTGCTAACTGAGATAAATTTAAACACGATTTTAGATGAAATTTCAAGCAAAAATTACAAAAGCGTAATCATTGATAGTATCCAGACCCTTTATAGCGACAAAATTTCATCAGCCCCGGGCTCAGTCACGCAGGTGCGCGAGATCACATTTGAGTTAATGCGATTAGCCAAAGAGCGCGGGATTAGCATTTTTATCATCGGGCATATCACCAAAGAAGGCTCAATCGCAGGGCCTAGGATTTTAGAACACATGGTCGATGTGGTGCTGTATTTCGAAGGAGATGCTAGCAAGGAACTTCGAATTTTGCGTGGTTTTAAAAATCGTTTTGGTTCTACTAGCGAGGTTGGAATTTTTGAAATGAGCGAAAAAGGGCTAATTAGCGCAAAAGATGTCGCAAGTAAATTTTTCACTCGCACCAAACCTGCCTCAGGTTCTGCAATCACCGTGACTATGGAGGGCTCGCGCGCCCTAGTAGTCGAAATCCAAGCCCTAGTTTGCGAAAGCTCGTATCCCAAACGCTCTGCCACAGGATATGATAAAAACCGCCTCGATATGCTTTTAGCGCTTTTGGATAGGAAGCTTGAAATTGGACTTGGAGGATACGATGTCTTCGTAAATGTCATCGGCGGGGTAAAAATCACCGAAACTGCCTGCGATTTAGCTGTGGTCGCTGCAATCGTAAGTAGCTTTAAAAACCGCCCGCTTAGCAAAGAGAGCGCATTTATTGGCGAAGTTAGCCTAAATGGCGAAATTCGTGAAATTTTCAACCTCGATGCGCGCATAAAAGAGGCTAGTTTGCAAAAATTTAAAAACATAATCTCGCCGATGAAACCGCAAAATTCGCTAGGACTTAAAATTTTTCACGCCACGGAAATTTCGCAAATCCTTGATTGGATGTAA
- the ilvN gene encoding acetolactate synthase small subunit — MNSIKRIISVIVLDEHGVLSRISGLFAGRGYNINSLTVAPIPNTNLSRLTIVTLGDERIIEQITKQLHKLIPIYKVIEEANFVEKEMVLIKIALNENLAGLDALLKAYNGSIANSDENHIVLMACDDADRIESFLKTVKKYNPIDIVRSGSVALDM, encoded by the coding sequence ATGAATAGTATAAAAAGAATTATTTCAGTCATAGTTTTGGACGAACACGGCGTGCTTTCTCGTATTTCTGGGCTTTTTGCAGGGCGCGGATATAATATCAACTCCCTAACCGTCGCACCTATCCCAAATACAAATTTATCTAGGCTTACGATTGTAACCTTGGGCGATGAGCGCATTATCGAGCAGATTACGAAGCAACTTCACAAGCTAATCCCGATTTATAAAGTAATCGAGGAGGCAAATTTTGTCGAAAAAGAGATGGTTTTAATAAAAATCGCATTAAACGAAAATTTAGCCGGACTTGACGCTTTGCTAAAAGCGTATAACGGCTCTATCGCAAACAGCGACGAAAACCATATCGTGCTTATGGCGTGCGATGACGCTGATAGAATCGAGAGTTTTTTAAAGACCGTGAAAAAATACAACCCAATCGATATCGTCAGAAGCGGTAGCGTCGCACTTGATATGTAG
- the brnQ gene encoding branched-chain amino acid transport system II carrier protein produces the protein MDRKLTKKEFFTIALMLFAMYFGAGNFIFPPIVGKNAGDNFFVGIMFFCCAAILIPVLGVAAVAKSKGLANLVERVDPVFALIFTVALYLTIGPLFAIPRAANMPFDIVVRENVAETSVQMWLLIYSAAYFALNFVLCLNPSKLVDLLGRYLTPVLLILILGLFVSSFFTPMGEFVAPNEAYRDHAVASGFVDGYQTMDALASLAFGIIIANAMRARGVSDEGHIVVSMIKAGMFAGALLAVIYLMISYLGASAASLFPDVTNGAQYLSKISHYLFGSVGTALLGLAFFLACLTTTLGLISSCSQYFENLVKGKIPYKIWVVILCLVSFGVANFGLTTIISASIPVLIAIYPAAIMLIILSLIDPLIDTSKLVYRACVYASFAVGIVNGLDVLKIKIPGITNWVSSFPFYDAMLGWIVPSVVAFVISFLIHILTKKSF, from the coding sequence ATGGACAGAAAGCTTACCAAAAAAGAGTTTTTTACCATTGCTTTAATGCTTTTTGCTATGTATTTTGGTGCTGGAAACTTCATTTTTCCGCCGATTGTGGGCAAAAACGCAGGCGATAACTTTTTCGTGGGAATTATGTTTTTTTGCTGTGCCGCGATTTTAATCCCAGTCCTTGGCGTCGCAGCCGTGGCTAAATCAAAGGGCTTGGCAAATTTAGTCGAACGCGTAGATCCTGTGTTTGCGCTGATTTTTACCGTGGCATTGTATCTGACAATCGGACCGCTTTTTGCGATACCGCGTGCTGCAAATATGCCATTTGATATCGTCGTGCGCGAAAATGTCGCCGAAACATCGGTGCAGATGTGGCTTTTAATCTATTCGGCTGCGTATTTTGCGCTAAATTTTGTTTTATGCTTAAATCCATCAAAACTCGTCGATTTGCTCGGACGCTACCTTACGCCTGTGCTTTTGATTTTGATTTTGGGGCTTTTCGTATCGTCGTTTTTCACCCCTATGGGCGAATTTGTCGCTCCAAACGAAGCGTATAGAGATCACGCAGTCGCAAGTGGTTTCGTCGATGGATACCAGACTATGGACGCTTTGGCTTCACTAGCCTTTGGTATCATTATCGCAAATGCGATGAGAGCGCGCGGTGTTAGTGATGAGGGGCATATCGTCGTATCTATGATAAAAGCGGGTATGTTTGCGGGCGCGCTTTTAGCTGTGATTTATCTGATGATTTCATATCTTGGTGCGAGTGCGGCTAGCCTTTTCCCTGATGTAACAAACGGCGCACAATACCTTAGCAAAATCAGCCACTATCTTTTTGGCAGTGTCGGCACAGCCTTGCTAGGGCTTGCATTTTTCCTAGCCTGCCTTACTACGACTTTGGGTTTGATTAGCTCATGTAGTCAGTATTTTGAAAACCTAGTAAAAGGTAAAATTCCATATAAAATTTGGGTTGTGATACTTTGCCTTGTATCATTTGGTGTGGCAAATTTCGGACTTACAACGATTATTAGTGCGAGTATCCCTGTGCTAATCGCGATTTATCCAGCTGCGATTATGCTTATAATTTTATCGCTAATCGATCCGCTAATCGATACAAGCAAGTTAGTTTATAGGGCTTGCGTGTATGCGAGCTTCGCTGTGGGTATAGTAAATGGACTAGATGTCTTAAAAATCAAAATTCCAGGTATTACTAACTGGGTTAGTAGCTTTCCATTTTATGATGCTATGCTTGGCTGGATTGTGCCTAGCGTAGTGGCTTTTGTGATTAGTTTTTTGATACATATCCTTACGAAAAAATCATTTTAA
- a CDS encoding acetolactate synthase large subunit has protein sequence MEKLNGSQMIIEALHQEGVEVVFGYPGGAALNIYDETYKQTYFKHILVRHEQAATMAADGYARASGKVGVAIVTSGPGFTNAITGLATAYADSIPIVLISGQVAGSLIGTDAFQEIDAVGISRPCVKHNFLVKTVEELPMVLKQAFYIARSGRPGPVHIDVPKDVTAKLGEFVYPNEIKMQTYRPTYKGNAKQIKKVAELIMAAKRPIIYIGGGVILSEASEEVRQLAHITQIPVVETLMALGAMRSDDELNLGLVGMHGSYAANMALSETDLIICLGARFDDRVTGKLEEFAKNAKIIHVDIDPSSISKIVNAHFPIVGDVKSVLAELNPRLKDEAEPANYAKWREQIKIYKEIHPLKYTDSDEVLKPQWVVQKTGEIASDDAIIVTDVGQHQMWVAQFYPFNRPRTLLTSGGLGTMGYGLPAAMGAKAYAGEKRQVINFTGDGSILMNIQELMTLSENNLGVVNIILNNNFLGMVRQWQSMFYGARFSSTDLSKQPDFVKLVESFGGLGFSVSTKAEFESALKTALESNKVCFIEVKVDRFENVFPMVPAGGALYNMIFE, from the coding sequence ATGGAGAAATTAAACGGTTCGCAGATGATTATCGAGGCGCTTCATCAAGAGGGCGTTGAGGTAGTATTTGGATATCCTGGTGGCGCTGCGCTAAACATATATGATGAAACATACAAACAAACATATTTCAAGCATATCCTGGTGCGCCACGAACAAGCTGCGACTATGGCAGCTGACGGATATGCACGCGCTAGCGGCAAAGTAGGCGTAGCTATCGTAACAAGCGGTCCTGGTTTTACAAATGCAATCACAGGCCTTGCCACTGCGTATGCAGATTCTATCCCAATCGTGCTAATTAGCGGACAGGTTGCTGGTTCGCTTATCGGAACTGACGCATTTCAAGAGATTGATGCGGTTGGAATTTCAAGACCATGTGTCAAACACAATTTCCTAGTAAAAACCGTCGAAGAGCTTCCAATGGTGCTAAAACAAGCGTTTTATATCGCGCGCTCTGGCAGACCGGGTCCTGTGCATATCGATGTGCCAAAGGATGTCACGGCTAAGCTTGGCGAATTTGTCTATCCAAATGAGATAAAAATGCAAACATATCGCCCGACTTACAAAGGCAACGCAAAACAGATAAAAAAAGTAGCAGAGCTAATAATGGCGGCCAAACGCCCGATAATTTATATTGGCGGTGGCGTGATTTTAAGCGAGGCTAGCGAGGAAGTAAGACAGCTAGCACATATCACGCAAATCCCAGTAGTAGAGACTCTAATGGCACTTGGTGCGATGAGAAGCGACGATGAGTTAAATTTGGGCTTAGTGGGAATGCACGGAAGCTACGCAGCCAATATGGCGCTTAGCGAAACAGACCTTATAATCTGCCTTGGAGCGAGATTTGATGATAGGGTAACTGGAAAACTCGAAGAATTCGCTAAAAACGCAAAAATAATCCATGTCGATATCGACCCAAGCTCGATTTCAAAAATCGTAAATGCGCATTTCCCAATCGTAGGCGATGTAAAATCAGTCCTAGCAGAGCTAAATCCTAGATTAAAGGACGAAGCAGAGCCTGCAAACTACGCCAAATGGCGCGAACAAATCAAAATTTATAAAGAAATTCACCCGCTAAAATACACAGATAGCGATGAGGTTTTAAAACCACAATGGGTAGTGCAAAAAACTGGCGAGATCGCAAGCGATGACGCTATCATCGTCACAGATGTCGGTCAGCACCAAATGTGGGTAGCCCAGTTTTATCCATTTAACCGCCCTCGCACGCTTCTTACAAGCGGTGGGCTTGGCACTATGGGATATGGCTTGCCTGCTGCAATGGGAGCGAAAGCTTACGCTGGCGAGAAAAGGCAGGTGATAAATTTCACAGGCGATGGCTCAATTTTGATGAATATCCAAGAGCTAATGACGCTTAGTGAAAATAATCTTGGTGTCGTAAATATCATACTTAATAACAACTTTTTGGGTATGGTTAGACAGTGGCAAAGTATGTTTTATGGTGCGAGATTTTCATCGACAGATCTTAGCAAACAGCCAGATTTTGTAAAACTCGTAGAGAGCTTTGGCGGGCTTGGATTTAGCGTTAGCACAAAAGCTGAGTTTGAAAGTGCGCTAAAAACTGCGCTTGAAAGCAATAAGGTTTGCTTTATCGAGGTTAAGGTCGATCGCTTCGAAAATGTTTTCCCAATGGTGCCAGCAGGTGGCGCGCTATATAATATGATATTTGAATAG
- the thyX gene encoding FAD-dependent thymidylate synthase, translating into MEVKLLNFTPLWVCSNAIRTCWQSFERGDNGGEKDLALINRVGNEMKHSSTLEHIFYNFYIKGISRALLQELARHRMASLSVKSTRYTLKELRNEPEITSDSAAKYIVLTGNDAVDSASIKALNNLREILGANTSLDIAKYCLPECYKTELSWSINARSLQNFLSLRSSKSALWEIRALANALFAALPEEHKFIFEHCMYKANPQEL; encoded by the coding sequence ATGGAAGTAAAACTTTTGAATTTCACGCCACTTTGGGTATGTTCGAACGCCATAAGAACTTGCTGGCAAAGCTTCGAGCGGGGCGATAACGGCGGCGAAAAGGACTTAGCGCTAATCAACCGCGTGGGAAATGAAATGAAGCACTCATCTACGCTTGAACACATTTTTTATAATTTTTATATCAAGGGCATCTCGCGCGCGCTTTTGCAAGAATTAGCGAGGCATCGTATGGCAAGTCTGAGCGTGAAATCCACCCGCTACACGCTAAAAGAGCTAAGAAATGAGCCTGAAATCACAAGCGATAGCGCCGCAAAATACATCGTGCTAACAGGCAACGACGCTGTCGATAGCGCAAGCATAAAAGCCTTAAATAATCTAAGGGAAATTTTAGGCGCAAACACTAGCCTAGATATCGCCAAATACTGCCTGCCAGAGTGCTATAAAACTGAGCTATCGTGGAGCATAAATGCTAGAAGCCTGCAAAACTTCCTCTCTCTTCGTTCTAGCAAATCAGCACTTTGGGAGATACGCGCACTCGCAAATGCGCTCTTTGCAGCACTGCCAGAAGAGCATAAATTTATCTTCGAGCATTGTATGTATAAGGCAAATCCGCAAGAATTGTAA
- a CDS encoding heavy metal translocating P-type ATPase, translating to MEKCDHCHGSFESAELFSDEAGHKFCCNGCKNVYYLLQGQNLGEFYERLGKNTLRPAKQNAQIQGPASSIYKNYVTKDKDGFNQISLLIDGIHCSACVWLNEKILNNTTGIIEVSLNAASHKARIVWDEEQISLAEILNLIRSIGYDAYPYDTNTQNAKDTAKRREFYARLLVGIFCVMNIMWISIALYGGYFTGIEQGTKDILHFAEFILATPVLFYTGAVFFKSAFYALKTRTPNMDLLVGLGALVIYIYSLYVMFSRNGEVYFESVAMIITFVFAGKYLQILSQKRAGENLSSLSNMLLGEVCTLGFDGSYANKSPNEVQIGDEILINQGDRVLIDGVVSSGEGSFDYSGISGESIPVSLGKNNEIKSGSLCLSGSLKYRANADFKGSLLSKIVELLENANLKKPKFEILANKISGYFSIFVIAVAFVAFVFWYAKAGFASALLISVSVIIIACPCALALATPIATLCAISVALRHGIIFKEAKMLEILSEADTIVFDKTGTLTSSALIVKKSEISPRCDIGALKGLLQSSNHPISEAVLEFLNSGEFAKFAPANLENITNHPAKGLSAKFGENEIYGGSAKFMCELGANVASGDLSEYFFMQNGQILAKFWLLAPLKDDSKEAIKTLQNLGYELHIISGDHQNAVSAIARELEIAKFGAQILPDEKASYIQNLAKMGKKVVMVGDGINDAAALSLAHAGICLGSGANLSVQKSDVVLIKDDMTSLVRAMRIARKTDTKIRQNIAISLLYNLITIPLAFLGYAIPLFAALSMSLSSLIVVANSMLLRRIKL from the coding sequence ATGGAAAAATGCGATCACTGCCACGGCTCGTTTGAGAGCGCGGAGCTTTTTAGCGATGAGGCGGGGCATAAGTTTTGCTGTAATGGGTGCAAAAATGTCTATTATCTTTTGCAGGGGCAAAATTTGGGCGAATTTTACGAGCGCCTTGGCAAAAATACCCTGCGCCCAGCCAAACAAAATGCCCAAATTCAGGGCCCAGCTAGCAGTATTTACAAAAACTATGTCACCAAAGATAAAGACGGATTTAACCAAATTTCGCTTTTAATCGACGGAATTCACTGCTCGGCGTGTGTCTGGCTAAACGAAAAAATCCTAAATAACACCACTGGCATAATCGAAGTAAGCCTAAACGCAGCCTCGCACAAAGCTCGCATTGTATGGGACGAAGAGCAAATATCCTTGGCCGAAATTTTAAATTTAATCCGTTCTATCGGATATGACGCCTATCCTTATGACACAAACACCCAAAACGCCAAAGACACGGCAAAACGCAGGGAATTTTACGCTAGGCTTTTGGTTGGGATTTTTTGCGTTATGAATATAATGTGGATCTCAATCGCGCTGTATGGCGGGTATTTCACGGGGATCGAGCAGGGAACGAAGGATATTTTGCACTTTGCTGAGTTTATCCTAGCTACGCCTGTGCTTTTTTATACCGGGGCAGTATTTTTTAAGAGTGCATTTTATGCGCTCAAAACTCGCACCCCAAATATGGACTTGCTCGTTGGTCTTGGGGCTTTGGTAATTTATATTTATTCGCTTTATGTTATGTTTTCGCGCAATGGCGAGGTATATTTCGAATCCGTAGCGATGATAATCACCTTTGTGTTTGCTGGAAAATATCTGCAAATTTTAAGCCAAAAAAGGGCTGGCGAAAATTTAAGCTCGCTTTCAAACATGCTTCTTGGCGAGGTTTGCACACTTGGTTTTGACGGAAGCTATGCAAACAAATCCCCAAACGAGGTGCAAATCGGCGATGAAATTCTCATAAACCAAGGCGATCGCGTCCTAATCGACGGCGTGGTAAGTAGCGGCGAGGGAAGTTTCGATTATTCGGGCATTTCGGGCGAGAGTATCCCGGTGTCGCTAGGCAAAAACAATGAAATCAAATCAGGCTCACTCTGCCTATCTGGCTCGCTAAAATACCGCGCAAATGCTGATTTTAAGGGCTCATTGCTTAGCAAAATCGTCGAGCTTTTAGAAAACGCAAATCTAAAAAAACCAAAATTTGAAATTTTGGCTAATAAAATTTCAGGCTATTTTTCGATTTTTGTCATAGCCGTGGCGTTTGTGGCGTTTGTGTTTTGGTATGCCAAAGCAGGCTTTGCAAGCGCGCTACTAATCAGCGTTAGCGTCATCATCATCGCCTGCCCTTGCGCACTAGCCCTTGCCACGCCGATTGCGACGCTGTGCGCGATCTCTGTGGCGCTAAGGCATGGCATAATCTTCAAAGAGGCCAAAATGCTAGAAATCCTCTCCGAAGCCGATACTATCGTCTTTGACAAAACAGGCACACTCACAAGCTCTGCGCTAATCGTCAAAAAAAGCGAAATTTCGCCCCGCTGCGATATCGGCGCGCTAAAAGGGCTTTTGCAAAGCTCAAATCACCCTATTTCCGAGGCCGTGCTTGAATTTTTAAATTCGGGCGAATTTGCAAAATTTGCGCCTGCGAATTTAGAAAATATCACAAACCACCCAGCCAAAGGCCTTAGCGCGAAATTTGGCGAAAATGAAATTTATGGCGGAAGTGCGAAATTTATGTGCGAGCTTGGCGCAAATGTTGCTAGCGGGGATTTAAGCGAGTATTTTTTCATGCAAAATGGGCAAATTTTAGCCAAATTTTGGCTTCTTGCGCCACTTAAAGATGATAGCAAAGAGGCCATAAAAACGCTACAAAATTTAGGTTACGAGCTTCATATCATCAGTGGCGATCACCAAAACGCCGTTAGTGCGATAGCGCGCGAGCTAGAAATAGCGAAATTTGGCGCGCAAATTTTGCCAGATGAAAAGGCTAGCTATATTCAAAACCTCGCTAAAATGGGCAAAAAAGTGGTAATGGTAGGCGATGGGATAAACGACGCGGCCGCGCTTAGCCTCGCTCATGCTGGGATTTGCCTAGGAAGTGGCGCGAATCTTAGCGTGCAAAAAAGCGATGTAGTGCTTATCAAAGACGATATGACGAGCCTAGTGCGCGCCATGCGTATCGCGCGCAAAACAGACACTAAAATCCGCCAAAATATCGCTATTTCGCTACTTTACAACCTAATCACGATTCCACTTGCGTTTTTGGGATACGCAATTCCGCTGTTTGCGGCACTCTCGATGAGCCTAAGCTCGCTAATCGTGGTCGCAAATTCAATGCTTTTAAGAAGGATAAAACTATGA